The following are encoded in a window of Panicum virgatum strain AP13 chromosome 5N, P.virgatum_v5, whole genome shotgun sequence genomic DNA:
- the LOC120674751 gene encoding uncharacterized mitochondrial protein AtMg00810-like, producing the protein MTDCKSCTTPVDLNPKLPADGDPVADPTDFRSLAGALQYLTFTRPDLSYAVQQICLHMHDPREPHLAALKRILRYVRGTLHMGLLIRPSSQQELVVYSDADWAGCPDTRKSTSGYAVFLGDSLISWSSKRQNIVSHSSAEAEYRAVANAVAEATWL; encoded by the coding sequence ATGACAGATTGCAAGTCTTGCACTACCCCTGTTGATCTGAATCCAAAGCTCCCTGCCGACGGTGATCCGGTTGCTGACCCGACAGACTTTCGCAGTCTTGCCGGTGCTCTACAGTACCTCACATTCACTCGGCCGGACCTCTCCTATGCAGTTCAGCAGATTTGCCTCCATATGCATGACCCAAGGGAACCTCACCTGGCAGCTTTAAAGCGCATCCTGCGCTATGTTCGTGGCACACTACATATGGGCCTGCTTATTCGACCATCTTCTCAGCAAGAACTGGTCGTCTATTCTGATGCAGATTGGGCTGGCTGCCCTGACACACGCAAATCAACATCTGGGTATGCTGTCTTTCTTGGTGATAGTCTCATCTCATGGTCTTCCAAGCGCCAGAACATAGTCTCTCATTCCAGCGCTGAAGCCGAATATAGGGCGGTCGCCAATGCCGTTGCTGAAGCCACTTGGTTATGA